A genome region from Methanococcoides burtonii DSM 6242 includes the following:
- the fpoC gene encoding F420H2 dehydrogenase subunit FpoC, translating to MDAKTIIDSLVNKFQDSLVDAKADSDIRVSAYLEPEKIVEVCQYMKDELLFDHLSSETAVDYPKRNEIVVVYHIGSYDHSVLMTIKIKLPRDAPEIESIVPVYWNANWYERETYELFGVKFNNHPNLKPLVLPDELMGDWPLRKDYEGFPNRTARNLV from the coding sequence ATGGATGCAAAAACCATTATTGATTCATTGGTTAATAAGTTCCAGGACTCCCTCGTGGATGCAAAAGCAGATTCTGATATCAGGGTATCTGCTTATCTGGAACCGGAAAAGATCGTAGAAGTCTGCCAGTACATGAAAGATGAACTTTTATTTGATCATCTCTCAAGCGAGACTGCTGTAGATTATCCTAAAAGGAACGAGATCGTGGTTGTTTATCACATTGGTTCATATGACCATTCTGTTCTAATGACCATCAAAATTAAACTTCCCCGTGATGCTCCGGAGATCGAGTCTATTGTTCCTGTTTATTGGAATGCAAATTGGTATGAAAGAGAAACATACGAACTGTTCGGTGTTAAATTTAACAATCACCCCAACCTCAAACCTCTGGTCCTCCCAGATGAATTGATGGGAGATTGGCCTTTGAGAAAGGATTACGAAGGCTT
- the fpoB gene encoding F(420)H(2) dehydrogenase subunit B, translated as MDELNDNETVENQEGYVEEIPGVITTTSMAITEFLKKTKAQDLINWGRKNSLWFLTQPMGCCGVEMIATGCAHYDTDRFGIIPRNSPRAADVMIISGYVTKKYLPALNTLWEQMAAPKWVICMGDCSISGGPFYESYSTVQNIDKMFPIDVFIPGCPPRPEALLQGFIELQKKIMAKKDHGTDY; from the coding sequence ATGGATGAATTAAACGATAACGAAACAGTCGAGAATCAGGAGGGGTACGTGGAAGAGATCCCCGGTGTAATCACCACCACTTCCATGGCTATCACTGAATTCTTGAAAAAGACAAAGGCCCAGGATTTAATTAACTGGGGTAGGAAGAACTCTCTGTGGTTCCTGACTCAGCCAATGGGTTGCTGTGGTGTGGAAATGATCGCTACCGGTTGTGCACACTATGATACTGACAGGTTCGGTATCATCCCACGTAATTCCCCAAGGGCTGCAGATGTCATGATCATTAGTGGATATGTGACAAAGAAATACCTTCCTGCTCTTAATACGCTCTGGGAACAGATGGCTGCACCAAAGTGGGTAATTTGCATGGGTGACTGCTCTATTAGTGGTGGTCCTTTCTATGAATCTTACAGCACAGTGCAGAACATCGATAAAATGTTCCCTATAGATGTTTTTATTCCAGGATGTCCACCAAGGCCGGAAGCCCTGCTTCAGGGATTCATTGAGCTTCAGAAGAAGATCATGGCTAAAAAGGACCATGGGACGGATTATTGA
- the fpoA gene encoding F420H2 dehydrogenase subunit FpoA yields MSVIIDSSSIINSYIPVAVFLVVSLLMPPATMAMVKLVSPRSKSPNKYTTYECGSDPLGDARIQFNVEYYLYAIAFVLFDIEVLFLYPWAMIYQGTSVDMVTAIVEMLIFIFVLLFGYAYLWKKGALKWMN; encoded by the coding sequence ATGTCAGTAATAATCGATAGTAGCAGTATTATCAATAGTTACATTCCGGTTGCTGTGTTTCTTGTTGTTTCGCTTCTGATGCCTCCGGCAACGATGGCTATGGTTAAGTTGGTAAGCCCCAGAAGCAAATCACCTAACAAATACACGACCTATGAATGTGGTTCAGATCCGTTAGGAGATGCGCGGATACAGTTCAATGTTGAGTATTATCTTTATGCGATAGCATTTGTTCTGTTCGATATCGAAGTTCTTTTCCTGTACCCATGGGCAATGATCTATCAGGGTACCTCTGTCGATATGGTAACAGCGATCGTTGAGATGCTTATCTTCATTTTTGTTCTGTTGTTCGGATATGCATACTTATGGAAGAAGGGTGCTCTTAAATGGATGAATTAA
- a CDS encoding DUF22 domain-containing protein — protein sequence MSTETIQVVARKEGEMVSKKVKAAPYEFTIATRAKWEMVISNEDLELRAGEYKKIAIKEVTLDADTLAIPCAFTYHAVASVLKVSSKEGNCLVESPRTISHAYVFGQETGKVRAGDLLGVLNVFPIMFTREAMKPVLVK from the coding sequence ATGTCCACGGAAACTATACAAGTAGTAGCTCGTAAAGAAGGTGAAATGGTTTCAAAGAAGGTCAAGGCTGCGCCTTATGAATTTACTATTGCCACCCGCGCAAAGTGGGAGATGGTGATATCTAATGAGGATCTGGAACTTCGTGCTGGAGAATATAAGAAGATCGCTATTAAAGAGGTCACATTGGACGCTGACACACTTGCAATTCCATGTGCGTTTACTTATCATGCAGTTGCTTCCGTTCTGAAGGTATCTTCAAAGGAAGGAAATTGCCTTGTTGAAAGTCCGCGTACTATCAGTCATGCTTATGTATTCGGACAGGAGACTGGAAAGGTTAGGGCAGGGGACCTGCTTGGTGTATTGAATGTCTTCCCGATCATGTTCACAAGGGAAGCTATGAAACCTGTTCTTGTTAAATGA
- a CDS encoding 4Fe-4S binding protein: MKINDNCVGCGQCTAFCKIDAIIVKSKAHITDACVNCGICATYCPMKAIEADE; this comes from the coding sequence ATGAAGATCAACGACAACTGTGTTGGATGCGGCCAATGTACAGCATTTTGCAAAATCGATGCGATCATCGTAAAAAGTAAGGCACACATCACCGATGCATGTGTAAATTGTGGAATATGTGCAACATATTGCCCCATGAAAGCGATTGAGGCAGATGAATGA
- a CDS encoding phytoene desaturase family protein has product MKAIVIGAGLGGLLSAAKLSGKGYEVEVFERLAMIGGRFTNFDIKGYQLTTGALHMLPHGPTGPLAQLIREVGADVTIERQDDTAFMRIHEDLENGIYKDVSFGEFGSTFSVWNRIKLALLLISTRKWPPKNCSFGEWITKNLNMPIAHQMADSFCGWALSLKAADTPVEEAFEIFENLYRHGGPGVPIGGCKAVTDALADVVRKNGGSIETKTEVTEILVENGKAVGVLIDGQKHMSDIVISNIGHPFTSDLYKDAPTTPQYKQYIDKIRTIKPSAGVKICLAANEPLIGHGGVLFTPSAKRVNGINEVTNIDPKLAPRGKHLVMAHQTVQWDKIPYLEEEIDMGIADLKQIFPNKDYEIILTQSYYGGWPVNRSSSGTDIGNTTPIKGLYVVGDGAKGKGGIEVEGVALGVKNTMNLILGEVN; this is encoded by the coding sequence ATGAAAGCGATCGTAATAGGAGCAGGGCTGGGAGGGTTGCTCAGCGCAGCCAAACTATCCGGAAAAGGATATGAAGTCGAAGTGTTCGAACGCCTCGCAATGATAGGAGGAAGGTTCACCAACTTCGACATCAAAGGGTATCAATTGACCACCGGCGCACTTCACATGCTACCCCATGGACCAACCGGGCCACTTGCTCAACTTATCAGAGAAGTGGGTGCAGATGTCACCATTGAAAGACAGGACGATACCGCATTCATGAGAATACATGAAGACCTTGAGAATGGAATATACAAAGATGTTTCATTTGGAGAGTTTGGTTCAACATTTTCAGTATGGAACCGCATAAAACTTGCATTATTATTAATCTCGACCAGAAAATGGCCTCCTAAAAACTGCTCTTTTGGAGAATGGATAACAAAGAACCTCAACATGCCAATTGCTCACCAGATGGCAGACTCATTCTGTGGTTGGGCACTGAGCCTGAAAGCAGCAGATACTCCCGTAGAGGAGGCATTTGAGATATTCGAGAATCTCTATCGACACGGAGGACCAGGAGTCCCAATAGGTGGCTGTAAAGCAGTTACCGATGCCCTTGCAGACGTTGTAAGGAAAAACGGTGGAAGCATCGAGACAAAAACAGAAGTTACAGAGATATTGGTGGAGAACGGAAAAGCCGTTGGCGTCCTAATTGATGGACAAAAGCATATGTCAGACATCGTCATCAGCAATATCGGACACCCATTCACAAGTGACCTTTACAAGGATGCACCCACCACACCCCAATACAAGCAATACATTGACAAGATAAGAACGATAAAGCCCTCCGCCGGAGTGAAGATCTGTCTTGCTGCCAATGAACCGCTCATAGGCCATGGGGGGGTGTTGTTCACACCATCGGCAAAAAGGGTCAATGGTATCAATGAGGTCACTAACATCGATCCAAAACTCGCACCCCGGGGAAAACATCTGGTCATGGCACACCAGACGGTGCAATGGGACAAAATACCTTACCTTGAAGAAGAGATCGATATGGGCATAGCGGACCTAAAACAAATATTCCCGAACAAGGATTACGAGATCATTCTTACACAATCATATTACGGTGGCTGGCCTGTCAACAGGTCTTCATCCGGGACCGATATTGGCAATACAACCCCTATAAAAGGGCTATACGTGGTCGGAGATGGCGCAAAAGGCAAGGGTGGGATCGAAGTGGAAGGGGTCGCCCTTGGTGTTAAAAACACCATGAACCTCATTTTAGGCGAAGTAAATTGA
- the cofG gene encoding 7,8-didemethyl-8-hydroxy-5-deazariboflavin synthase CofG, with translation MPEFVTFSRNVFIPVTNICRNLCGYCTFRRDAGHPEAHLMSMSEIRPILERGEKAGCTEALFVFGEYAEEVPEYLLELEKLGYSTTVEYVADLCKLAIEIGLLPHTNAGILNRKELEILKPLNISMGLMLETTAELKAHSESPGKKPSTRIEMIRTAGKLKIPFTTGILVGIGETKDDRKRSLNTIADIHKEFGHIQEVIIQNFMPKPDTPMADHAPPSKEEMIDTVAIAREILPSDVAVQVAPNLIDPYSLIKAGASDLGGISPTTIDWINPEAEWPDVIELQKMIKEIELRERLPIYPQHIKKGWYSNNLSYLIETLTDKNGFKRKQR, from the coding sequence ATGCCCGAATTTGTGACATTCTCGCGCAATGTTTTCATTCCTGTTACCAATATTTGCAGGAACCTTTGCGGCTATTGCACCTTTAGGCGCGATGCCGGACATCCTGAAGCCCACCTAATGAGCATGTCGGAGATCAGGCCAATCCTTGAAAGGGGAGAAAAGGCAGGATGTACTGAAGCCCTTTTTGTTTTTGGAGAATATGCTGAAGAAGTACCGGAATATCTACTGGAACTTGAAAAACTTGGATATTCCACTACTGTCGAGTATGTCGCAGACCTTTGTAAACTTGCTATCGAAATAGGACTTCTGCCGCATACCAATGCCGGTATTCTGAACCGGAAAGAACTCGAGATATTGAAGCCTTTGAACATAAGCATGGGTCTTATGCTGGAAACTACTGCGGAACTGAAAGCACATTCAGAATCTCCGGGAAAAAAACCATCCACCCGCATAGAAATGATAAGGACTGCCGGCAAGTTAAAGATACCATTTACCACAGGCATACTGGTGGGTATCGGAGAAACAAAGGATGACCGCAAACGTTCACTCAATACCATTGCAGATATTCACAAGGAATTTGGACACATACAAGAGGTCATCATCCAGAACTTCATGCCAAAACCTGACACCCCTATGGCAGACCATGCCCCCCCATCAAAAGAAGAAATGATAGATACAGTTGCGATTGCAAGAGAAATACTGCCTTCAGATGTTGCAGTTCAGGTCGCACCAAACCTTATCGACCCATATTCATTGATAAAAGCAGGTGCATCAGACCTTGGAGGGATATCACCCACAACCATTGACTGGATAAATCCGGAAGCTGAGTGGCCGGATGTCATCGAACTTCAAAAGATGATAAAAGAAATAGAACTTCGGGAAAGATTGCCCATATACCCACAGCACATAAAGAAAGGATGGTACAGCAACAACCTTTCCTACCTGATAGAAACACTTACTGATAAAAACGGATTTAAGAGGAAGCAGCGATGA
- the cofH gene encoding 5-amino-6-(D-ribitylamino)uracil--L-tyrosine 4-hydroxyphenyl transferase CofH, whose product MIPDEIKERAYQGTTTKEDALTLLEIEPFELFELADQIRAKAVGDNVTYIVNRNINFTDICIGTCGFCAFKDKKGYLLSIDQIKDKIKEAHVSGATEVCIQGGLLPNVKIDLYIDILKAVKSDYPHIHTHCFSPMEVNHAAKASGLSVEETLKTLKANGLNTMPGTAAEILVDKVRNIICPDKLTRQEWIDTVTLAHKLGIQTTATMMYGHVDTWEDRIEHILTIRRIQKDTGGFSEFVPLSFMPYNNPIGEKMMEEGRFMNTGIDDLKIYAIARILLNTHINNIQTSWVKLGKKLAQMALYCGANDMGGTLMEESISSSAGASSGEAISAEELEWIIRATDRKPVQRDTLYRSIR is encoded by the coding sequence ATGATCCCCGACGAAATTAAAGAGAGAGCATATCAGGGTACTACTACCAAAGAAGATGCTCTTACCCTACTGGAAATAGAACCCTTTGAACTGTTTGAACTTGCAGACCAGATCAGAGCTAAAGCCGTTGGTGATAACGTTACCTATATCGTCAACCGCAACATCAATTTCACAGATATATGTATCGGAACATGCGGATTCTGTGCATTCAAGGATAAAAAAGGGTACCTACTTTCCATTGATCAGATTAAGGATAAAATAAAGGAAGCCCATGTTTCCGGTGCGACCGAAGTATGCATCCAGGGCGGATTGCTACCTAATGTGAAAATTGACCTATATATTGATATTCTCAAAGCTGTCAAGTCCGATTACCCACACATTCACACCCACTGCTTCTCTCCGATGGAAGTAAATCATGCTGCAAAGGCCAGTGGTCTTTCAGTCGAAGAAACACTGAAAACACTCAAGGCCAACGGATTGAACACGATGCCTGGAACAGCAGCCGAAATTCTTGTAGACAAAGTAAGAAATATCATCTGCCCGGACAAGTTAACAAGACAGGAATGGATAGACACTGTAACCCTTGCACACAAACTGGGAATTCAGACCACTGCAACAATGATGTACGGCCACGTGGATACGTGGGAGGACAGGATCGAGCACATCCTTACCATAAGAAGAATACAAAAAGATACAGGTGGATTCTCTGAATTCGTACCTCTTTCGTTCATGCCTTACAATAACCCCATAGGCGAGAAAATGATGGAAGAAGGCCGATTCATGAACACAGGCATAGACGACCTTAAGATCTATGCCATTGCACGCATATTGCTCAATACACACATCAACAACATCCAGACAAGCTGGGTAAAACTTGGAAAGAAGCTTGCACAAATGGCTCTATACTGTGGTGCGAACGACATGGGTGGCACGCTCATGGAAGAAAGTATTTCAAGTTCAGCAGGAGCATCCAGTGGCGAGGCCATCTCTGCAGAAGAACTGGAATGGATCATAAGGGCCACAGATAGGAAACCAGTTCAGAGAGATACACTTTACAGGAGCATAAGATAA
- the cofH gene encoding 5-amino-6-(D-ribitylamino)uracil--L-tyrosine 4-hydroxyphenyl transferase CofH — protein sequence MTIPEDIIDRAYMGKATKEDAFELLDVNPFELFTLANNLRKEAVGDTVTYVNNKNIYITNMCKGNCGFCGFREEKGYILTIEEILEQVGQAEKAGAVEICIQGGYLPQLDLEFYNDIVKSIHTKYPNMTIHGFSPMEIYYASSLSKTPIEDAFSELKKSGLGTLTGTSAEILVDRVRKIICEDKITTDQWIETIKASHRVGLRTNATIMYGHVETWEERFDHILTIRSIQEETGAFTELITMPFMPYNNRVGEKMLRSGKFMTTGMEDLKLIAIARVLLNTHVDNLQACWVKLGKKLAQVALSCGANDLGGTLMEDQITLASGGANGEYLSPKELEWIITNADRKPMRRNALYEEI from the coding sequence ATGACCATTCCCGAAGATATCATAGACCGGGCCTACATGGGAAAAGCAACAAAGGAAGATGCATTTGAACTTCTTGATGTAAATCCCTTTGAGCTTTTCACACTCGCAAACAACCTGCGTAAAGAAGCCGTTGGAGATACAGTGACCTATGTCAATAACAAGAACATCTACATCACCAACATGTGCAAAGGAAACTGTGGTTTCTGCGGTTTCAGGGAAGAGAAAGGATACATACTGACAATTGAAGAGATACTTGAACAGGTCGGACAGGCAGAAAAGGCCGGTGCCGTGGAGATTTGCATCCAGGGCGGTTATCTTCCACAACTGGACCTTGAATTCTATAATGATATCGTAAAAAGCATACACACAAAATATCCTAATATGACCATACATGGATTCTCACCCATGGAGATCTACTATGCCTCATCCCTTTCAAAAACACCTATCGAAGATGCCTTTAGCGAACTGAAAAAAAGCGGATTGGGCACACTTACCGGGACATCCGCAGAGATACTTGTGGACCGTGTACGAAAGATCATTTGCGAAGATAAGATCACAACGGACCAGTGGATAGAAACCATCAAGGCATCCCACAGGGTCGGCCTGCGCACCAATGCCACCATAATGTACGGTCATGTGGAGACCTGGGAAGAACGCTTCGACCACATACTGACAATACGTAGTATACAGGAAGAGACCGGTGCGTTCACCGAACTGATAACCATGCCTTTCATGCCCTACAACAACCGTGTTGGAGAGAAGATGTTGCGTAGTGGAAAGTTCATGACTACCGGAATGGAAGACCTCAAACTGATAGCTATTGCAAGAGTACTGCTCAACACCCACGTGGATAACCTTCAGGCTTGCTGGGTCAAGCTTGGCAAAAAGCTTGCACAGGTAGCCTTGTCCTGTGGAGCAAATGATCTTGGAGGCACTCTTATGGAAGACCAGATCACCCTGGCTTCCGGAGGAGCCAATGGGGAATACCTATCCCCAAAAGAACTTGAATGGATAATCACGAACGCAGACCGTAAACCAATGCGAAGGAACGCATTATATGAGGAAATATAA
- the cofC gene encoding 2-phospho-L-lactate guanylyltransferase — protein MRAVIPYKNENAKSRLSPILSKKDREEFVELMLKDVIKALDDAEVVNIDILTTSAEGIPNDFNGNVTITEPGLNDSINEYLQNANEPILIIMADLPLVTGDHIRKIISFSEDVVIVPGKGGGTNILFIRHPNEFTVKYHDCSFISHCEITDELDKSMHIFDSFLASTDIDEPHDIVELMLHGKGQAKEYAEKRFGSETGKGRVKISHLSKLSGFV, from the coding sequence ATGAGAGCAGTCATTCCTTATAAGAACGAAAATGCAAAATCAAGGTTATCCCCTATCCTCTCAAAGAAAGATAGAGAAGAGTTCGTAGAGCTCATGCTAAAAGATGTCATTAAAGCACTTGACGATGCAGAAGTAGTGAACATAGACATCCTAACGACCTCTGCAGAGGGCATACCAAACGATTTTAATGGAAATGTCACCATCACAGAGCCCGGACTGAACGATTCCATTAATGAATACTTGCAAAATGCAAACGAACCCATATTGATAATCATGGCAGACCTGCCTCTTGTGACCGGTGACCATATCAGAAAAATAATATCTTTTTCAGAAGATGTGGTGATAGTCCCAGGAAAGGGCGGTGGCACTAATATACTTTTCATACGACATCCTAACGAGTTCACCGTTAAATATCACGATTGCAGTTTTATAAGTCATTGTGAGATAACAGACGAACTTGATAAAAGCATGCATATATTTGATTCATTCCTTGCAAGTACCGATATCGATGAGCCTCATGACATAGTCGAGCTCATGCTTCACGGAAAAGGCCAGGCAAAAGAATATGCAGAGAAGAGATTCGGTTCAGAGACGGGAAAAGGAAGAGTGAAGATCTCACATTTATCAAAGCTTTCTGGTTTCGTCTGA
- the cutA gene encoding divalent-cation tolerance protein CutA — translation MQHIMVYITVENMDEAQMLGKELVSSNLAACANIHRIDSVYRWGCKIVEDKEVVLILKTISEMFDELKETVRSLHSYDLPCICWNISGDEDYLQWVSDETRKL, via the coding sequence ATGCAACATATCATGGTCTACATCACTGTGGAAAATATGGATGAAGCGCAAATGTTGGGAAAAGAGCTGGTATCAAGTAACCTTGCAGCATGTGCTAATATCCATCGCATTGACTCTGTTTACAGGTGGGGTTGCAAGATCGTTGAAGATAAGGAAGTAGTACTTATCTTAAAGACAATCTCGGAAATGTTTGATGAATTAAAAGAAACAGTAAGGTCGCTTCATAGCTACGATCTTCCATGTATTTGTTGGAACATTTCAGGGGATGAGGATTATCTACAGTGGGTCTCAGACGAAACCAGAAAGCTTTGA
- a CDS encoding 4Fe-4S binding protein, protein MSISVNKYICGYCGACVGVCPTGALELVETWIEVDNKCTGCGICQKICPLGAIEVNR, encoded by the coding sequence ATGAGCATCAGTGTAAATAAATATATATGTGGATACTGCGGTGCATGTGTAGGGGTTTGTCCAACGGGAGCTCTGGAACTTGTCGAAACATGGATTGAAGTAGACAATAAATGTACTGGATGTGGCATTTGTCAGAAGATATGCCCGCTCGGAGCCATTGAGGTAAACAGATGA
- a CDS encoding NAD(P)/FAD-dependent oxidoreductase, protein MKDHYDVIVVGAGPGGSIAAKTAAKEGLDVLMIEKRQEIGDPIRCAEGVGKFHLKQHIEPDPRWICADVKGSYIISPDGTRIEMAEEMSGGEVGYVLERKIFDRALANESALAGAEVRVKTRATDLIIENDTVCGIKLMHLGKEYEVRSKIVIGADGVESKVGRWAGIETSVKPSDIETCAQYLVSNANIDQEFCYFYLGNEIAPAGYVWMFPKGGNKANVGIGILGSRAGKDKPIELLNDFIEKNMPDAKIIEMVIGGVPVCGTIERTIANGLMLVGDAARQSDPITGGGIINAMDAGKIAGEIAAKAIRKGDCSIDTLQEYEDLWRATIGKEINNSLIVKDTFINFTDEDLNSLAYSLRDINFTSMSLINLLKALFKANKKLLWDLRGIFKDVIKGEIDFKYKA, encoded by the coding sequence ATGAAAGACCACTACGATGTCATTGTTGTTGGTGCAGGCCCAGGAGGATCAATTGCTGCAAAAACAGCGGCAAAGGAAGGACTGGACGTATTGATGATAGAAAAGAGACAGGAGATTGGCGACCCTATCAGATGCGCTGAAGGCGTAGGTAAATTTCATTTAAAACAACATATTGAACCAGATCCACGATGGATATGTGCAGATGTAAAAGGGTCATACATCATTTCACCGGACGGAACAAGGATCGAAATGGCAGAGGAGATGTCCGGCGGGGAAGTTGGTTATGTACTCGAGCGGAAGATATTTGACAGGGCACTTGCTAACGAAAGCGCATTGGCCGGTGCTGAAGTACGGGTCAAGACAAGAGCAACTGACCTGATAATTGAAAATGATACTGTCTGCGGAATCAAGCTCATGCATTTAGGAAAAGAGTATGAGGTGCGCTCAAAGATAGTTATTGGTGCAGATGGGGTAGAATCAAAGGTAGGACGTTGGGCAGGTATTGAAACATCAGTGAAACCTTCTGACATAGAAACCTGTGCACAGTACCTCGTAAGTAATGCTAATATTGACCAGGAATTCTGCTATTTCTACCTAGGGAATGAAATAGCACCTGCTGGTTATGTATGGATGTTCCCAAAAGGTGGGAACAAGGCAAATGTAGGAATAGGGATACTGGGTAGCAGAGCTGGTAAAGATAAGCCCATAGAACTCCTTAATGACTTTATAGAAAAGAACATGCCTGATGCCAAGATCATCGAAATGGTGATAGGCGGTGTGCCGGTTTGTGGAACTATTGAAAGAACGATAGCTAATGGACTTATGCTTGTAGGAGATGCTGCACGCCAGTCAGACCCAATAACAGGCGGCGGAATTATCAATGCCATGGACGCAGGAAAGATAGCAGGAGAAATTGCTGCCAAAGCTATCCGAAAAGGCGATTGTTCCATAGATACGCTTCAGGAATATGAAGACCTCTGGAGAGCAACAATTGGAAAAGAGATCAACAATAGCCTTATTGTCAAAGATACGTTCATTAATTTTACTGACGAAGACCTCAATTCCCTTGCATATTCCCTCAGAGATATAAACTTTACAAGCATGAGCCTTATTAATCTGTTAAAAGCATTATTCAAAGCAAACAAAAAGCTTCTCTGGGACCTCAGAGGAATATTTAAAGATGTCATCAAGGGTGAGATCGATTTTAAGTACAAAGCATAA
- a CDS encoding TrkH family potassium uptake protein — MNYRVVFSVLGSLLCFLGPLMLIPLVVALYYGESPYPFAVSFAVTTVIGSLLSFKFISSEDEWEKREGFAIVAFGWFAAALFGSIPYMFDGVTPLNALFESMSGFTTTGATIFVDIESHSRSLLFWRSMTQWIGGMGIIMLFIAILPKLGVAGRQMFRAEAPGPQEDQLKPRIRETAKILWAVYVSISVLELILLLAAGMSFYDASTHTFTTMACGGFSTYADSVAAFNSPLIEGIITLFMFIAGANFALHYKTLYSDKKSLLKDNEFKFYFAIVAISTILLTGILLRDSYDTIPTAFRYAVFQVLSILTTTGYATADFNLWSDSGKVILLAIMFIGGCAGSTAGGIKVVRVLILLKYARRELFKAIHPKAIRPVKFNGKSVPGDVMHAIISFVVIYFLIFLFSSSILAILGMDLTSSITASIATLGNIGPGFNVVGPMANFSTVPVLGKLILIANMWIGRLEVFTVIVMLTPEFWKR, encoded by the coding sequence ATAAACTATAGGGTAGTATTTAGTGTATTAGGCTCACTTCTTTGTTTTCTTGGCCCCCTGATGCTCATACCTCTGGTAGTCGCACTCTATTACGGTGAATCGCCTTATCCTTTTGCAGTATCATTTGCAGTGACGACTGTTATTGGTTCTCTGCTTTCCTTTAAGTTCATATCCAGTGAGGACGAATGGGAAAAAAGAGAAGGTTTTGCCATAGTTGCATTTGGATGGTTTGCAGCTGCTTTATTTGGTTCCATACCTTACATGTTCGATGGCGTGACCCCTCTTAATGCCCTGTTCGAATCTATGTCCGGCTTTACAACCACTGGGGCAACGATCTTCGTGGATATCGAAAGTCATTCTCGAAGCCTGTTGTTCTGGAGAAGTATGACGCAGTGGATAGGTGGGATGGGTATCATCATGTTGTTCATTGCCATTCTTCCGAAATTGGGTGTTGCTGGCAGACAGATGTTTCGCGCAGAAGCTCCTGGTCCACAAGAAGATCAGCTCAAGCCGAGAATAAGGGAAACCGCAAAGATCCTGTGGGCGGTCTATGTCTCGATATCCGTACTTGAACTTATACTGTTGCTTGCAGCAGGGATGTCATTCTACGATGCTTCTACACATACTTTTACCACAATGGCGTGTGGTGGTTTTTCTACATATGCTGATAGTGTTGCTGCCTTTAACAGTCCTTTGATAGAAGGTATAATCACATTGTTCATGTTCATAGCAGGTGCAAACTTTGCTTTACATTACAAGACCCTATATTCTGACAAGAAGAGCCTTCTAAAAGACAATGAATTCAAGTTCTATTTTGCTATAGTGGCCATCTCAACCATTCTGCTGACAGGAATACTTCTGAGGGATTCTTATGATACAATACCTACAGCATTCAGATATGCGGTATTTCAGGTTCTTTCCATTCTGACTACGACCGGGTATGCAACTGCTGATTTCAATTTATGGTCTGACTCAGGAAAGGTCATACTGCTGGCCATAATGTTCATTGGGGGATGTGCCGGTTCAACTGCGGGGGGAATTAAGGTCGTCAGAGTTCTGATATTACTGAAATATGCCCGCCGTGAACTTTTCAAGGCAATTCATCCTAAGGCTATAAGGCCAGTGAAGTTCAATGGAAAAAGTGTACCCGGGGATGTTATGCATGCAATTATATCCTTTGTTGTTATATATTTCCTGATCTTTTTATTCAGTTCTTCAATTCTTGCAATTCTTGGTATGGACCTTACAAGCTCTATAACTGCATCGATTGCAACATTAGGTAATATTGGTCCCGGTTTCAATGTGGTGGGCCCAATGGCAAACTTTAGTACGGTTCCGGTGTTAGGCAAACTTATACTAATTGCTAATATGTGGATTGGAAGGTTAGAAGTATTCACTGTTATAGTTATGTTGACACCGGAGTTCTGGAAACGGTAA